In Asticcacaulis sp. SL142, the sequence TTTTGCGATTTTAGGGGCCGCTTTTTTAGGCTCCGCAGTTTTAGTTGGGGCGGTTTTCGCCTCTGTTTTAGGCTTCGGCGGTTTCTTTTTCGCGGGCGCTTTAGGGGCCGGGGCCGGGGCCAGAGCAGGGGGTGCTGCGGCCATCACGATTGGCATCAACGGTTCGGTATCATCCGCAAACGGCACCAGAACCGACAAATCCCGGACTGAGCATCTGTGATTATAGCGGGCCATACAGCGGTGGTTCAGGCGCGCCCAGTCTTCGACCATCGCGGCCTGCTGCTCATAGCCATATTTTTTGAACGGCTGATCCGGCAAGATTTTATACTTATAGCGCCCGCGTTCACGGAACATGTACTTGAAGATGTTCATGCCGCTTTGGTACTGCCACACATGGGTCAGCTCATGGGCCAAAAGCCCGATCAGTTCAGGCTTGGCCGACAGATCATCGGGCAGGCGCGGCCAGTAGATGTTCGATCCGCGCACCACAATGACATGGCGGTGACCCAGGATATAGCGCGCCAGCCAGCCGACCGGGTGGCGGCCATTGATCAGCCGCACCCGTTTAAGGTCGATCATATCCGCCATCCGGCCGGGCAGGGCCTTGATTTCGGCATCACTCAGGGGGCGGTTAGGGGGCGGTTTCATGCTGGGGTCGGGCACTTCATGGGTCTAAAAATCACGCAATTGTCACTACGCTAAACCACCTGTTGAACCTAATGTCGAGGCGATTTTCAGACCCTACAGCAGGAGATTTACATGGCCAAGATATTGGTACTTTATTATTCGTCCTACGGCCATATTGAAACCATGGCCGGTGCGATCGCCGAAGGGGCGCGCAAGGCCGGGGCCACGGTCGATATCAAGCGCGTGCCGGAAAGCGCCCCCTTAGAGGTCGCCAAGGCCGCGCATTTCAAGCTGGATCAGGCGGCCCCCATTGCGACCATAGCCGAACTGGCCGATTATGATGCGATCATCATCGGCACCGGCACGCGCTTTGGGCGGATCACATCGCAGATGGCGGCGTTTCTGGATCAAGCGGGCGGGCTGTGGGCCAAGGGTGCGCTCAATGGCAAGGTCGGGGCGGCGTTCACCTCAACCGCCACGCAGCACGGCGGGCAGGAGACGACACTGTTTTCGATCATCACCAATCTGCTGCATTTCGGGATGGTGATCGTGGGGCTGCCCTACAGCTTTCAGGGGCAGATGCGCCTGGATGAAGTCACCGGCGGCTCACCCTATGGGGCCACGACGATTGCCGGCGGCGACGGGTCACGTCAGCCGTCGGAGAACGAGCTTGCGGGCG encodes:
- the wrbA gene encoding NAD(P)H:quinone oxidoreductase; protein product: MAKILVLYYSSYGHIETMAGAIAEGARKAGATVDIKRVPESAPLEVAKAAHFKLDQAAPIATIAELADYDAIIIGTGTRFGRITSQMAAFLDQAGGLWAKGALNGKVGAAFTSTATQHGGQETTLFSIITNLLHFGMVIVGLPYSFQGQMRLDEVTGGSPYGATTIAGGDGSRQPSENELAGARHQGELVAQTAIKLFG